The following are from one region of the Deltaproteobacteria bacterium HGW-Deltaproteobacteria-6 genome:
- a CDS encoding XRE family transcriptional regulator, translating into MNNTKKLLGARIRELRKSRNLSQEQLADLIGVEPRHVSRLEVGSSYPTIDRLEKIAAVLNVPLKDFFDFMHLTNPDVRAKNIKEIVKGMKEEHQRIVYKIVQAFQDY; encoded by the coding sequence ATGAATAATACCAAAAAGCTTTTGGGGGCACGGATTCGCGAGTTACGAAAATCGCGGAACTTGTCGCAGGAGCAGTTGGCTGATTTGATTGGTGTGGAACCACGCCACGTAAGCAGACTTGAAGTTGGCAGTAGCTATCCAACAATTGATCGCCTAGAAAAAATTGCAGCGGTTCTGAATGTCCCACTAAAAGATTTTTTCGATTTCATGCACCTGACAAATCCTGATGTTCGTGCAAAAAACATTAAAGAGATCGTGAAAGGAATGAAGGAGGAGCACCAAAGAATAGTCTACAAGATTGTGCAGGCATTTCAGGATTATTGA